In one Staphylococcus lutrae genomic region, the following are encoded:
- a CDS encoding YfcE family phosphodiesterase, translating to MMKFIAVSDNHSEAGILYDIYQKHKDADVFFHLGDSEFQYDDTELSLFQRVKGNMDFYPEFPESLVEQQKGYRIFYTHGHRYEVNQSRQQLAEAAIAHQSMMALYGHTHVAKYEEINGVHVINPGSISQSRSEMEETYAEIVLEGSFGHVHFHNRNHERVKSVSFQLENRN from the coding sequence ATGATGAAGTTCATCGCAGTGAGTGATAACCATTCAGAAGCAGGGATTTTATACGACATTTATCAAAAGCATAAAGATGCCGATGTATTTTTTCATTTAGGTGATTCAGAATTTCAATATGATGATACAGAACTGAGTCTATTTCAACGTGTAAAAGGTAATATGGATTTTTATCCTGAATTTCCTGAGAGTTTAGTTGAGCAACAAAAAGGCTATCGTATTTTTTATACGCATGGCCATCGATATGAAGTAAATCAATCACGCCAACAATTAGCTGAAGCAGCGATTGCACATCAAAGTATGATGGCGTTATATGGTCATACACATGTTGCTAAATATGAGGAGATTAACGGCGTTCATGTGATTAATCCAGGCAGTATCTCTCAGTCTAGAAGTGAAATGGAAGAAACGTATGCTGAAATTGTATTGGAGGGTTCATTCGGTCATGTGCATTTTCATAACCGAAACCATGAAAGGGTAAAATCGGTATCGTTTCAATTGGAAAACAGAAATTAA
- a CDS encoding XTP/dITP diphosphatase: protein MTEIVIASSNQGKINDFKVIFSDARVIGINELIADFDVEETGTTFEENARLKSEAAAQLLNRTVIADDSGLEVEALNGEPGVYSARYAGLQKSDEANIEKVLEKLGNETNRAARFVCVISMTTAEGLTKTFKGTVEGEITLSQIGENGFGYDPIFFIPEKQKTMAQLTAEEKSNISHRRQAIDLLKAYIEGEKHDEVHRSE from the coding sequence ATGACAGAGATTGTTATTGCATCATCTAATCAAGGAAAAATTAATGATTTTAAAGTCATTTTTTCAGATGCACGTGTCATTGGAATTAATGAATTAATCGCTGACTTTGATGTAGAAGAAACGGGGACGACATTTGAAGAAAATGCGCGGTTAAAGTCTGAAGCGGCAGCGCAACTGCTCAACAGAACAGTTATCGCGGACGATAGTGGATTAGAAGTTGAAGCGTTGAATGGTGAGCCAGGCGTTTATTCTGCACGTTATGCAGGATTACAAAAAAGTGATGAGGCAAATATTGAAAAAGTATTAGAAAAATTAGGGAATGAAACAAATCGTGCAGCACGTTTTGTTTGTGTCATTAGTATGACGACAGCAGAAGGATTGACGAAGACATTTAAAGGTACAGTTGAAGGAGAAATTACATTAAGTCAAATAGGAGAAAATGGATTCGGTTATGATCCTATTTTTTTCATTCCGGAAAAACAGAAAACAATGGCGCAATTAACTGCAGAAGAAAAATCAAACATTAGTCATCGACGTCAAGCGATTGATTTACTGAAAGCGTATATTGAAGGTGAGAAACATGATGAAGTTCATCGCAGTGAGTGA